The Corynebacterium minutissimum genome includes the window AACTGCGCTGAGCGTGTGGGCTCGTCCTCCCCGGAGGGCGGTGTGCGCTACGTGGCGGCCGCTCTGTGCGCCACCTTTGACCCGAACGCTCGTGGCGAAGTGCAACGCGGCGACTTTGGCTACGCGCCACTGCGCTAAGCGCGCAGCGTTATATCGCGCTACGTCAGGTAGCGCGCGGCATTCTTAAGGAGGATTGATGCGCAAGCACGTCGTGGTTATGGGAGTCTCGAGCTGTGGCAAGTCTACGGTCGGGGAGTTGCTAGCACAGCGCACTGGCCTGCCCTTTCGGGATGGGGACGATATGCACCCGGCGGCGAACATCGAGAAAATGGCCTCGGGGCAGGCGCTCAATGACCTCGACCGGCAACCCTGGCTCGAATCGATCGGGCGCTTCCTTGCGGAGCACGAGAATGGAGCCATCGTCGGTTGCTCTGCACTCAAGCATTCCTACCGCGAGATCATTCGTGCCGCAGCGCCGGACACCGTATTTGT containing:
- a CDS encoding gluconokinase, whose translation is MRKHVVVMGVSSCGKSTVGELLAQRTGLPFRDGDDMHPAANIEKMASGQALNDLDRQPWLESIGRFLAEHENGAIVGCSALKHSYREIIRAAAPDTVFVHLHGSYELLKERMSHRVGHFMPVSLLDSQFETLEDLRPEEAGLVLDVSAAPEDLAAAAAEYLRA